The Arvicanthis niloticus isolate mArvNil1 chromosome 2, mArvNil1.pat.X, whole genome shotgun sequence genome includes a window with the following:
- the Mmp24os gene encoding protein MMP24OS, producing the protein MGALLSGGQDGPEPAQPQPPAPQGPQQPQPEPGPWGPLDDVRFLIACTSWY; encoded by the coding sequence ATGGGCGCTCTCCTGAGTGGTGGCCAGGATGGCCCGGAGCCCGCGCAGCCCCAGCCTCCAGCGCCACAGGGTCCGCAGCAGCCTCAGCCCGAACCTGGCCCATGGGGGCCTCTGGACGACGTGCGCTTTCTAATCGCCTGCACGTCCTGGTACTAA
- the Mmp24 gene encoding matrix metalloproteinase-24, with translation MPRSRGGCAAPGQAARWSGWRAPGRLLPLLPALCCLAAAAGAGKPAGADAPFAGQNWLKSYGYLLPYESRASALHSGKALQSAVSTMQQFYGIPVTGVLDQTTIEWMKKPRCGVPDHPHLSRRRRNKRYALTGQKWRQKHITYSIHNYTPKVGELDTRKAIRQAFDVWQKVTPLTFEEVPYHEIKSDRKEADIMIFFASGFHGDSSPFDGEGGFLAHAYFPGPGIGGDTHFDSDEPWTLGNANHDGNDLFLVAVHELGHALGLEHSNDPSAIMAPFYQYMETHNFKLPQDDLQGIQKIYGPPAEPLEPTRPLPTLPVRRIHSPSERKHERQPRPPRPPLGDRPSTPGAKPNICDGNFNTVALFRGEMFVFKDRWFWRLRNNRVQEGYPMQIEQFWKGLPARIDAAYERADGRFVFFKGDKYWVFKEVTVEPGYPHSLGELGSCLPREGIDTALRWEPVGKTYFFKGERYWRYSEERRATDPGYPKPITVWKGIPQAPQGAFISKEGYYTYFYKGRDYWKFDNQKLSVEPGYPRNILRDWMGCKQKEVERRKERRLPQDDVDIMVTIDDVPGSVNAVAVVVPCTLSLCLLVLLYTIFQFKNKAGPQPVTYYKRPVQEWV, from the exons AACTGGTTAAAATCGTACGGCTATCTGCTTCCCTATGAGTCACGGGCATCTGCCTTGCATTCAGGGAAGGCCTTGCAGTCCGCAGTCTCCACTATGCAGCAGTTCTATGGGATCCCAGTCACCGGTGTCTTGGATCAAACAACAATCGA GTGGATGAAGAAACCTCGATGTGGCGTCCCTGATCATCCCCAcctgagcaggaggaggagaaataaacGCTATGCCCTAACTGGacagaagtggaggcagaaacaTATCACTTACAG CATTCACAATTATACCCCAAAGGTGGGTGAGCTGGACACACGGAAGGCTATTCGTCAGGCCTTCGATGTGTGGCAGAAGGTGACCCCACTGACCTTTGAAGAGGTGCCATACCATGAGATCAAAAGTGACCGGAAGGAGGCAGACATCATGATCTTCTttgcttctggtttccatggtgacAGCTCCCCATTCGATGGGGAAGGGGGATTCCTAGCCCATGCCTACTTTCCTGGCCCAGGAATCGGAGGAGACACTCACTTTGATTCAGATGAGCCCTGGACACTAGGAAATGCCAACCATGATG GCAATGACCTCTTCCTGGTGGCTGTGCATGAACTGGGCCATGCCTTGGGCCTGGAGCACTCTAATGACCCTAGTGCTATCATGGCACCCTTCTACCAATACATGGAGACGCACAACTTCAAACTGCCGCAGGATGATCTCCAGGGCATCCAGAAGATTTACG GACCCCCAGCTGAGCCTCTGGAGCCCACAAGGCCCCTTCCTACACTCCCGGTCCGCAGGATCCATTCGCCATCTGAGAGGAAACATGAGCGGCAGCCCAGGCCCCCTCGGCCACCTCTGGGGGACCGACCATCCACTCCAGGTGCCAAACCCAACATCTGCGATGGCAACTTCAACACAGTGGCCCTCTTCCGAGGAGAGATGTTTGTGTTTAAG GATCGCTGGTTCTGGCGCCTGCGCAATAACCGGGTGCAGGAGGGCTATCCCATGCAGATTGAACAGTTCTGGAAGGGCCTGCCTGCCCGCATAGATGCAGCCTATGAAAGAGCGGATGGAAGATTTGTCTTCTTCAAAG GCGACAAGTACTGGGTGTTCAAAGAAGTGACAGTGGAGCCTGGGTACCCCCACAGCTTGGGGGAGCTAGGAAGCTGCCTGCCCCGTGAAGGAATTGACACAGCTCTGCGCTGGGAACCTGTGGGCAAAACCTACTTTTTCAAAGGCGAACGGTACTGGCGCTACAGCGAGGAGCGGCGAGCCACAGACCCTGGCTACCCCAAGCCCATCACCGTGTGGAAGGGCATCCCGCAGGCTCCACAAGGAGCCTTCATCAGCAAGGAAGGAT ATTACACCTACTTCTACAAAGGTCGGGACTACTGGAAGTTTGACAACCAGAAACTGAGTGTGGAGCCAGGCTACCCACGCAACATCCTGCGTGACTGGATGGGCTGCAAGCAGAAGGAGGTAGAGCGGCGGAAGGAGCGGAGGTTGCCCCAGGATGATGTGGACATCATGGTGACCATCGATGACGTGCCAGGCTCTGTGAATGCTGTGGCTGTGGTTGTCCCCTGCACactgtccctctgcctcctggtgctgCTCTACACTATCTTCCAGTTCAAGAACAAGGCGGGCCCTCAGCCCGTCACCTACTATAAGCGGCCAGTCCAGGAGTGGGTATGA